In Gouania willdenowi chromosome 24, fGouWil2.1, whole genome shotgun sequence, a single window of DNA contains:
- the nek2 gene encoding serine/threonine-protein kinase Nek2: MPSRVEDYEVLHTIGSGSYGRCQKISRKRDGKILVWKELDYGAMAETEKQMLVSEVNLLRELKHPNIVRYYDRIIDKTNATLYIVMEYCEGGDLSSLINRCIKERRYLEEQFILQILAQLTLALRECHRRSDGRATVLHRDLKPANIFLDVKQNVKLGDFGLARILNHDTSFAKTFVGTPYYMSPEQIDRMSYNEKSDIWSLGCLLYELCALTPPFTAYNQRDLAEKIREGRFRRIPYRYSEELNSLLSKMLNLKDYLRPSVECILQSSLLSSAVAEDQKKMQSRPQRKPVDAGCPPAKPAESSPAFALESRLRELQHREQALKEREERLERRERELCVRELLSEEKLGRAESLLTKLLTQQKHRVPIYGKELDSSLSPNKRKVHFSGECKENQPVENLASQNLRLRRLQAINLKEVEKICQFQSKQHFGIR, translated from the exons ATGCCGTCCCGTGTGGAGGACTACGAGGTTCTGCACACCATCGGCTCCGGTTCTTATGGAAGATGTCAGAAAATAAGTCGCAAACGCGACGGTAAA ATACTTGTGTGGAAGGAGCTAGACTACGGTGCCATGGCAGAAACTGAGAAGCAGATGCTGGTGTCGGAGGTGAACCTCCTCAGGGAGCTGAAACATCCGAACATAGTGAGGTATTACGACCGCATCATCGACAAGACCAACGCCACGCTCTACATAGTCATGGAGTATTGTGAGGGAGGGGACCTGTCTAGCCTTATCAACCGCTGCATCAAGGAGAG GCGTTATTTGGAGGAACAGTTCATCTTGCAGATCCTGGCCCAGCTCACACTAGCTTTGAGAGAGTGTCACAGGCGGAGTGACGGTAGAGCCACGGTTCTCCACCGAGACCTGAAACCAGCCAATATCTTTCTGGACGTCAAACAGAACGTGAAGCTCGGCGACTTTGGCCTGGCGCGAATCCTAAACCACGACACAAGCTTCGCAAAGACATTTGTTGGGACGCCGTACTACATGTCACCA gAACAAATAGACAGAATGTCCTACAATGAGAAATCAGATATTTGGTCTCTTGGTTGTTTGTTGTATGAACTTTGTGCCTTAAC GCCTCCCTTTACTGCGTACAACCAAAGAGATCTGGCTGAGAAGATCAGAGAGGGGAGGTTCAGAAGAATTCCTTACCGCTACTCAGAGGAACTCAACAGTTTGCTCAGCAAAATGCTCAATTTAAAG GACTACCTGAGGCCGTCTGTGGAGTGCATTCTTCAGAGCAGCCTGTTGAGCAGCGCTGTTGCCGAGGACCAAAAAAAGATGCAGTCGCGACCCCAAAGGAAACCAGTGGACGCAGGTTGCCCACCTGCCAAACCAGCTGAGTCATCGCCGGCCTTCGCATTAGAGTCGAGGCTGAGAGAACTACAGCACAGAGAGCAGGCTCTCAAGGAACGAGAGGAGAGGCTGGAGa GAAGGGAGCGGgagctgtgtgtgcgtgaacTACTGTCAGAGGAGAAGCTTGGAAG agcagagagttTACTAACGAAGCTTCTAACACAGCAGAAACATCGAGTTCCAATATACGGGAAAGAATTGG ACAGCAGCCTGTCTCCGAACAaaaggaaggttcacttttccGGTGAGTGTAAAGAGAACCAGCCTGTGGAGAACCTTGCCTCCCAGAACCTCAGGTTGAGGAGACTTCAAGCCATCAATCTGAAAGAAGTGGAGAAAATctgccagtttcagagcaagcAGCATTTTGGCATTCGCTAA
- the cnstb gene encoding consortin, connexin sorting protein b isoform X1: MGNKSTSPSKAPDAAQKQEELLIDYATGLPGDGPQGPSPELLASLQSLGENTDYTLLPHSLHQIAVAYSHKENYQWAIQFLQLEKFYHEQLLTNLSTLQETWESSWRERKEFENSTVAETEDLTQKHIDALRQICKTHERPSVSTEQMKLSTTLKKIWTKNESLHTFHNKGAEEKDGGEEEMCEDGQEVEEMEEEHCEETPEEEEVKVEWPTGVPQASDKDLAKLSHKEGNSCPDGLVSILKRRRASLDGLPPPSTTAANQSSKRKVHFSEPEDGIEQDDVGGDSCLVLLLLCLVTVVISIGGTALYCTLVDSYSSICTDFTHNVDFYVTSVRRFFEGLTHWLP, encoded by the exons ATGGGGAACAAAAGCACCAGTCCATCTAAAGCTCCTGATGCTGCACAGAAGCAGGAAGAGCTGCTGATTGATTATGCAACAG GACTCCCAGGAGATGGACCCCAGGGCCCCAGCCCGGAGCTGCTGGCCTCCCTGCAGTCCCTCGGAGAAAACACCGACTACACACTGCTGCCGCACTCCCTGCACCAG attGCCGTGGCTTACTCACACAAAGAGAACT ATCAGTGGGCCATCCAGTTCCTCCAGTTAGAAAAGTTCTACCATGAACAACTGCTCACCAATCTGTCCACGCTGCAGGAAACCTGGG AGAGCAGTTGGAGAGAGAGGAAAGAGTTTGAGAACAGCACCGTAGCAGAGACGGAGGACCTCACTCAGAAACACATTGATGCCCTGAGACAGATCTGTAAAACGCACGAGAG ACCATCCGTCAGTACGGAGCAG ATGAAATTGAGCACAACTCTGAAGAAAATTTGGACCAAGAATGAGAGTCTGCACACATTTcataataaag GAGCTGAGGAGAAGGATGGTGGAGAAGAGGAAATGTGTGAGGACGGGCAGGAGGTAGAAGAGATGGAGGAGGAACACTGTGAGGAGAcaccagaggaggaggaggtgaaggTGGAATGGCCGACTGGAGTACCACAGGCTTCAGATAAAGACCTGGCTAAGCTTTCACACAAAGAGGGG AATTCCTGCCCTGATGGTCTGGTTTCCATACtaaagagaagaagagcatCGCTGGATGGATTACCTCCTCCGAGCACTACTGCTGCCAACCAGAGCTCAAAGCGCAAAGTTCATTTCAGCGAACCCGAGGACGGCATTGAGCAAG ATGACGTAGGTGGAGATTCCTGCCTGGTTCTGCTGCTTCTGTGTCTGGTGACTGTAGTGATCAGCATTGGAGGCACTGCTCTCTACTGCACCCTGGTGGACTCGTACTCCAGCATTTGCACTGATTTCACCCACAACGTTGACTTCTACGTCACGAGCGTGCGTAGGTTCTTCGAAGGGCTCACGCACTGGCTGCCTTAA
- the cnstb gene encoding consortin, connexin sorting protein b isoform X2 — MVFLFQIAVAYSHKENYQWAIQFLQLEKFYHEQLLTNLSTLQETWESSWRERKEFENSTVAETEDLTQKHIDALRQICKTHERPSVSTEQMKLSTTLKKIWTKNESLHTFHNKGAEEKDGGEEEMCEDGQEVEEMEEEHCEETPEEEEVKVEWPTGVPQASDKDLAKLSHKEGNSCPDGLVSILKRRRASLDGLPPPSTTAANQSSKRKVHFSEPEDGIEQDDVGGDSCLVLLLLCLVTVVISIGGTALYCTLVDSYSSICTDFTHNVDFYVTSVRRFFEGLTHWLP, encoded by the exons atggtttttctttttcagattGCCGTGGCTTACTCACACAAAGAGAACT ATCAGTGGGCCATCCAGTTCCTCCAGTTAGAAAAGTTCTACCATGAACAACTGCTCACCAATCTGTCCACGCTGCAGGAAACCTGGG AGAGCAGTTGGAGAGAGAGGAAAGAGTTTGAGAACAGCACCGTAGCAGAGACGGAGGACCTCACTCAGAAACACATTGATGCCCTGAGACAGATCTGTAAAACGCACGAGAG ACCATCCGTCAGTACGGAGCAG ATGAAATTGAGCACAACTCTGAAGAAAATTTGGACCAAGAATGAGAGTCTGCACACATTTcataataaag GAGCTGAGGAGAAGGATGGTGGAGAAGAGGAAATGTGTGAGGACGGGCAGGAGGTAGAAGAGATGGAGGAGGAACACTGTGAGGAGAcaccagaggaggaggaggtgaaggTGGAATGGCCGACTGGAGTACCACAGGCTTCAGATAAAGACCTGGCTAAGCTTTCACACAAAGAGGGG AATTCCTGCCCTGATGGTCTGGTTTCCATACtaaagagaagaagagcatCGCTGGATGGATTACCTCCTCCGAGCACTACTGCTGCCAACCAGAGCTCAAAGCGCAAAGTTCATTTCAGCGAACCCGAGGACGGCATTGAGCAAG ATGACGTAGGTGGAGATTCCTGCCTGGTTCTGCTGCTTCTGTGTCTGGTGACTGTAGTGATCAGCATTGGAGGCACTGCTCTCTACTGCACCCTGGTGGACTCGTACTCCAGCATTTGCACTGATTTCACCCACAACGTTGACTTCTACGTCACGAGCGTGCGTAGGTTCTTCGAAGGGCTCACGCACTGGCTGCCTTAA